One genomic region from Rhinoraja longicauda isolate Sanriku21f chromosome 34, sRhiLon1.1, whole genome shotgun sequence encodes:
- the LOC144609227 gene encoding galactose-3-O-sulfotransferase 2-like, producing the protein MVVLILMGVGLAIQTLGMTDKKRMPSLEVEQAGVATAMGLVQAGRAIEACRPRTHVMFLKTHKTAGSTILNILYRFGEARNLTFALPAAYQFGYPLLFSTRRVKFYSPLKRQEYNIICNHMRFYRPQVEKVMAKGTFYFSILRNPVTLMESSFTYYKGSSLAFKKVESLEQFLSQPWRYFSPKERGSHYARNLMWFDFGFDHNANDSAPYVDLVLEEIGATFQLVLVAEYFDESMVLLKEALCWGLDDVVSFKLNLRSNASVRPLSERAAGQIRAWNALDWKLYAHFNRTFWRKVELYGRQRMAADVLALREKRQALMDLCLQGSSPVDASQIQDRNIRPFQYGRARIMGYNLNPDLEGGTRERCLRLVMPELQYKDLLDAKHFPSAPSSKVLLHV; encoded by the exons ATGGTTGTGCTGATCCTCATGGGGGTCGGACTTGCCATCCAGACTCTGGGCATGACGGATAAGAAAAG GATGCCGTCGCTGGAGGTGGAGCAGGCCGGGGTTGCCACGGCGATGGGCCTGGTGCAGGCTGGCCGGGCGATTGAGGCCTGCAGGCCCAGGACCCACGTGATGTTCCTCAAGACCCACAAGACGGCGGGCAGCACCATCCTCAACATCCTCTACCGCTTCGGGGAGGCCCGCAACCTGACCTTCGCCCTGCCCGCCGCCTACCAGTTTGGCTACCCGCTCCTCTTCAGCACGCGAAGGGTCAAGTTCTACAGCCCGCTCAAGAGGCAGGAGTACAACATCATCTGCAACCACATGCGCTTCTACCGGCCGCAG GTGGAGAAGGTCATGGCCAAGGGGACCTTTTACTTCTCGATCCTGCGGAACCCGGTGACCCTGATGGAGTCGTCCTTCACCTACTACAAGGGCTCGAGCCTGGCCTTCAAGAAGGTGGAGTCGCTGGAGCAGTTCCTCAGCCAGCCCTGGCGATACTTCTCACCCAAGGAGCGTGGGAGCCACTACGCCCGCAACCTGATGTGGTTCGACTTTGGCTTCGACCACAACGCCAACGACTCCGCGCCCTACGTGGACCTGGTGCTGGAGGAGATCGGCGCCACCTTCCAGCTGGTGCTGGTCGCCGAGTACTTCGACGAGTCCATGGTGCTGCTGAAGGAGGCGCTGTGCTGGGGGCTGGACGACGTGGTCTCCTTCAAGCTCAACCTGCGCAGCAACGCCTCGGTCCGCCCCTTGTCCGAGcgggcggccggccagatccgggcctggaacgcgctggacTGGAAGCTGTACGCCCACTTCAACCGCACCTTCTGGCGGAAGGTGGAGCTCTACGGGCGGCAGCGCATGGCGGCCGACGTGCTGGCCCTCAGAGAGAAGCGCCAGGCCCTGATGGACCTCTGCCTCCAGGGCAGCAGCCCCGTGGACGCCAGCCAGATCCAGGACCGCAACATCAGGCCCTTCCAGTACGGCCGGGCCCGCATCATGGGCTACAACCTCAACCCCGACCTCGAAGGAGGCACCCGGGAGAGGTGCCTGCGCCTGGTGATGCCAGAACTCCAGTACAAGGACCTCCTGGACGCCAAGCACTTCCCCTCGGCCCCCAGTAGCAAAGTCCTTCTGCATGTGTGA